Proteins co-encoded in one Brassica oleracea var. oleracea cultivar TO1000 chromosome C4, BOL, whole genome shotgun sequence genomic window:
- the LOC106338967 gene encoding uncharacterized WD repeat-containing protein alr3466-like, whose protein sequence is MFAEADNNMMHPDPNLSSAMTDQTEDEYGLRNSSASAVGTGMYGRMSCEGSPVMMSPWNQASPFTQTEWSNVDENLPQNGLIGSLVREEGHIYSLAATKDLLYTGSDSKNIRVWKNLKEFSAFKCNSGLVKAIVISGEKIFTGHQDGKIRVWKVSPKNQSSHKRSGTLPTLKDIFKASLKPSNYVEVKKNRTALWIKHADAVSCLSLNEEQGLLYSASWDRTIKVWRISDSKCLESIPAHDDAVNSVVSTTEAIVFSGSADGTVKAWKREQQGKHTKHTLMQTLTKQETAITALAVNKNGTAVYFGSSDGLVNFWERDQKQLNYGGVLEGHKLAVLCLEVAGSLVFSGSADKTICVWKRDGNIHTCLSVLTGHTGPVKCLAVEENLEVSERKDHKWIVYSGSLDKSVKVWGVSESFIDMNNMCTMQQQQHVISHSEVVMSDGSFSSSAGGASSHQRG, encoded by the coding sequence ATGTTCGCCGAGGCGGATAACAATATGATGCATCCTGATCCGAATCTCTCCTCCGCAATGACCGACCAGACCGAGGACGAGTACGGCCTACGTAACAGCAGTGCATCTGCGGTTGGCACAGGCATGTACGGTAGAATGAGCTGCGAAGGTTCTCCAGTGATGATGTCTCCCTGGAACCAAGCATCTCCATTTACTCAAACCGAATGGTCTAACGTCGATGAAAATCTACCTCAGAATGGTCTTATTGGCTCGCTTGTACGTGAAGAAGGCCACATCTATTCTTTAGCGGCCACAAAAGATCTTCTTTACACTGGTTCCGATAGTAAGAACATCCGCGTGTGGAAGAATCTAAAGGAGTTTAGTGCGTTTAAATGCAACAGTGGATTGGTAAAGGCCATTGTGATTTCAGGGGAAAAGATTTTCACAGGTCACCAGGACGGTAAGATTCGCGTTTGGAAAGTATCTCCTAAGAACCAAAGCTCCCACAAACGCTCTGGAACGTTACCTACTTTAAAAGATATATTCAAGGCCTCTCTCAAACCAAGTAACTATGTTGAGGTGAAGAAAAACCGCACCGCGCTTTGGATCAAACACGCGGACGCTGTCTCTTGTTTGAGCCTAAATGAAGAACAAGGGCTGTTGTATTCTGCTTCATGGGATCGAACAATCAAGGTGTGGAGGATCTCTGATTCGAAGTGCCTAGAATCAATCCCAGCTCACGATGATGCTGTAAATTCTGTGGTATCAACAACGGAAGCGATTGTGTTCTCTGGATCAGCTGATGGAACAGTGAAAGCGTGGAAGCGTGAGCAACAAGGAAAACACACAAAACACACGCTCATGCAAACGTTAACAAAGCAAGAAACTGCTATCACAGCTTTGGCTGTGAATAAAAATGGTACTGCTGTGTACTTCGGTTCGAGTGATGGTTTGGTGAATTTTTGGGAGAGAGATCAGAAGCAATTGAACTACGGTGGTGTTTTGGAGGGACACAAACTTGCTGTTCTTTGCCTTGAAGTTGCGGGCAGTCTTGTCTTCAGTGGGTCTGCTGATAAGACAATATGTGTGTGGAAGAGAGATGGAAATATCCATACATGTCTCTCTGTACTAACTGGTCACACAGGTCCTGTAAAATGTTTAGCGGTAGAAGAAAATCTTGAAGTGTCAGAACGGAAAGACCATAAATGGATTGTATATAGTGGAAGTCTGGACAAGTCAGTAAAAGTATGGGGAGTTTCAGAATCATTCATTGACATGAACAACATGTGTACGATGCAGCAACAACAACATGTCATATCTCATTCGGAGGTTGTTATGTCTGATGGCAGTTTCTCCTCATCAGCTGGTGGAGCCAGCAGCCATCAGAGAGGTTAA